GCGAAGGAGCACTCCGGCGTGGGAGGGGCGCGGACCGCCTACCCTCGTACGCGTACGGCGTTGTCGTGGGCACGGACGAGGAGGCGGGGCGGTGGAGGTCACCTGGTGGGGTCATGCCACCTGCACGATCGAGGACTCCGGGGTCCGGGTGCTGACCGACCCGCTGTTCGCGCGGCGCTTCGCGCATCTGCGCCGCCGACGGGGCGAGGTCCCGCCGGCGCAGGCCTCGGTCGCCGACGCCGTACTGATCTCCCACCTGCACTCCGACCATCTGCATCTCCCCTCCCTGGCCCGCCTCGCCCCCGGCAGCCTGCTGATCGTGCCCCGCGGTGCCGTCGGGGCCGTCCCGGGCCTGCGCCTGCTGCGCCGGATGCGCGGGCTGCGGATCTCGGAGGTCGCCGCCGGGGACACGGTGCGGGTCGGCGAGGTCCTGGTCCGCGCGGTCCCCGCCCTTCACGACGGACGCCGTTTCCCGGTCGGCCCGCACAGGGTGCCCGCTCTCGGATACGTCGTCGAGGGCGAGGCCCGCACCTATTTCGCCGGGGACACCGGGCTCTTCGACACCATGGCCGACGCGGTGGGGCCGGTGGACGTGGCGCTGCTCCCGGTCGGCGGCTGGGGGCCGAACCTGGGCCACCACCATCTGGACGCGGCGCGTGCCGCGCAGGTGCTGACCCTGCTGGGGCCGCGGTCCGCGGTGCCGGTGCACTACGGCACGTACTGGCCGATCGGGATGGACGGGGTCCGGCCTCACGAGTTCCACGCGCCGGGTGACGAATTCGTGCGGCAGGCGTCCCTGCTCGCACCGGAGGTGGCGGTGCACCGGCTGGGGCACGGCGAGCATGTGAGGCCGGAGGCCCGTAGGTGATCGATGAAGTGCTGGGGCAGCTGCCGACGGAGTCGACGCAGCAGGCCGTCGGCTACCCGACGTTGTTCCTGCTGGTGGCGTTGGGGTCGCTGGTGCCGGTGATTCCGACGGGGGCGCTGGTGAGTACGGCGGCCGTCGTGACGCTGCACCAGACGTCACCGTTCGCCCTGCTCGTGGTGTTCGCCG
The DNA window shown above is from Streptomyces sp. Alt3 and carries:
- a CDS encoding MBL fold metallo-hydrolase, with product MEVTWWGHATCTIEDSGVRVLTDPLFARRFAHLRRRRGEVPPAQASVADAVLISHLHSDHLHLPSLARLAPGSLLIVPRGAVGAVPGLRLLRRMRGLRISEVAAGDTVRVGEVLVRAVPALHDGRRFPVGPHRVPALGYVVEGEARTYFAGDTGLFDTMADAVGPVDVALLPVGGWGPNLGHHHLDAARAAQVLTLLGPRSAVPVHYGTYWPIGMDGVRPHEFHAPGDEFVRQASLLAPEVAVHRLGHGEHVRPEARR